A window of the Hypomesus transpacificus isolate Combined female chromosome 22, fHypTra1, whole genome shotgun sequence genome harbors these coding sequences:
- the ank2a gene encoding uncharacterized protein ank2a isoform X3 has translation MSPLSVSSHLEFSGFYLEDLFDENRPHSPESCLLKGGYEESYEISTMLRPLSPDSLTSENQYILSFLEYWISESRPSSPESEALFTEYQPLCPDSPVPQFRPLPPDWSNSYCESRSSSPESLISDVEYSEEYVEAFDMNARPLSPEPIVFHFIKRTESYMIEFPAATSVSPESGVLRSHAKPLVPLSETFDMNDRPPSPEQIVFPFMKSPTKTGYIQLDLSNTQFWSLQLPPFSAIEDSLDEWNGLAFGSNDKSEVKIRPDSLSSFNDSREPVPSELDYSDLCFKEQLAENRPDTPESYASHSDLAGFMEMTQTLHSPKLLTSKVYFHPMSKISKIKSLSSFDEDRPLSPDSPTPHFRAEHCDYYLHFSGSCPLLTQSFSSDIESFEWCHEELFTGEGQDSPDSVMPTSQSVLYIDKANINDRPLSPESLTSENSFSFPQFWFSSTTCSPDSVRSLDEYQPLSPDSPVPQFETQCCDYYLFFTSSTSSSPESIASDHESCGLNFDAVFTENRADSPETFISEGEDEHYDDIPTIFRPFSPDSLTSENEYSLSFLEYCFSELRPSSPESMTSLFEYRPLSPDSPVPQFAPALSIFTMTTAGRSSPSESVMSETDWEEFCLEDVFSEVRPCSPDSIWSDSEDIADALEAQQNQSNQKPKTQMTETNITETTCPHENVIPLSQVNIDLSEGSFTAPEDVGLSETPLTEQKADATPLSQVMCDVYKGRTLTTEYTLVYKAVQCKLMAHMNDPLYKGETYKSKTGVFECAGGGRQGARRAVDIQRETLNKARTDIDEEPKLDIMSDSEIVILKETEVIESQQTESEDLFDEKIGDDSSLTDFKADKTIIDSEDVLDSSLPVMAEIRSPSPVLFEWEFVQLSPLPEYQPLSPESFNSDNDENLLHLNHLFTDMRPSSPDSVASLDEYRLLLPDSPVPQFRSECCHYYLSFTGNRVSSPESVVSDLEYSDVCLEELVTEKRPDSPESITSTKSVLERKSPKHRPLSPESITSDDDLLLFEPWFSENMTCSPDSVRSLDEYQPLSPDSPVPQFETQCCDYYLFFTHSTSSSPESIASDHESCGLNFDAVFTQNRADSPETFISKGEDEHCDDIPTIFRPFSPDSLTSENDYPLSFLEYCFSELRPSSPESMTSLFEYRPLSPDSPVPQFAPALSIFTMTTAGRSSPPESVMSETDWEEFCLEDVFSEVRPCSPDSIWSDSEDIAGALEAQQNQSNQKPKTQMTETNITETTCPHENVIPLSQVNIDLSEGRFTAPEDVGLSETPLTEQQADVTPPSQVMCDVYKGRTLTTEYTLVYKAVQCKLMAHMNDPLYKGETYKSKTGVFECTGGGRQGARRAVDIQRETLNKARIHIDEEPKLDIMSDSEIVILKETEVIESQQTESEDLFDEKIGDYSSLTDFKADKTIIDSEDVLDSSLPVMAEIRSPSPVLFEWEFVQLSLLPEYQPLSPESFNSDNDENLLHLNHLFTDLRPSSPDSVASLDEYRLLSSDSPVPQFRSECCHYYLSFTGNRVSSPESVVSDLEYSDVCLEELVTEKRPDSPESITSTKCVLERKSPKHRPLSPESITSDDDLLLFEPWFSENMTCSPDSVRSLDEYQPLTPDSPVPQFETQCCDYYLFFTSSTSTSPESVGSDHEFSGVNFDAVLTENRAGSPETFISEGEDERCCDIPTIFRPFSPDSLTSENDYSLSFLENWFSELRPSSPESMTSLCEYRPLSPDSPVPQFAPALSIFTMTTAGRSSQPESVMSETDWEEFCLEDLSSEVRPCSPDSIWSNTESATNQHNEKQSPTLHSKQDFLEYDWWPDVQSEHRRPNTESNDAPFTFYFHTCCQTHRIVEQFFCRASSPHSTSKPCNDVEQMTSHRIDPSSSELSHVPSGKHHEGSQAVWLEEAFPVQHQTSTQSKYSRGSRVILKWIHPEVKPGIEPYSNNKDLARLMMKEKNSRVSLLSVPTDYPMKDLSESSEHEHVVLEHSTTDEIPSMSLKLRNILPSEALELRDFSQEPSPLTVEGSRLSQEGHRKPSKQSRDSSTSSSPSHTPVIPDLLSHMSQDSSDLGEDLPTSESVSPKLDQLLSELEDIKSKFRPETLLPIDPLASESSEDSPEILQPYIEFKDLSPEDDRQFCEGEKASIHLAETPTEAELLTLGDPSQSHVTEPQVFRITPDLIKTSTEPTQVLADPVYFSDLSPLASMLTHRAVNCDISGSSADTTINSKSDRIPESSEKCCEAQEMCSEFNVQIQEFQTLRHDVPTGDASSDLWTDSAATDELTVPEHKHEVLEDEYIKPVSVEKSNIERCQVFNEVEDSTDEQSNVGSYNPTQKTQELSILRIKSPPETNQYQEPFPKPVSVTAEAVTDYRLFNLEELTPFSSPNCDNTSSKEVKVKVNSEGTSSDSTTPVDMDPPSTQTSSAKPGVQTLSTQDEDLSVELSVSPQYNETYASPSNQYKPKPPMYVDIVQGSMHKEDSDTESYFDCKQAFSDFSENERDEPKKRSNLSQAGSQPGRLCDQQRKHPKGTVRFSLGRPECGSLLSSGSEDFDDVQEPPDEPSKVTQELSHTEESFFEASQELPVGQTPFCDQEDSMWREMAADIDATSESSDEDFLTTRVVRRKVIIKADEMPDLPPQTVTEEHYTDEHGHMVVKKVTRKIIRKCVSADGMEREEVTVEGSPQGSVSVAEGDSYSRVVKRTVLRSEGDHTEVTFTDGVPGSGEELLGGHKVSRVEQTSVVEGERRETHHGDPSLTSDLPSAREDFSMALGYIGGFSRVQLPNVVEREIVNEDGSVSRRARMRKGRTQRRTVVRGAGRSQVLLERLDDVQEGSRPRDLQQHLHQLIHSYCKEEGEEEEERKD, from the exons ATGTCACCTCTGTCAGTGTCATCACACCTAGAGTTCTCTGGTTTTTACCTTGAGGACCTTTTTGATGAGAACAGACCACACTCACCAGAGTCGTGTCTCTTAAAGGGTGGATATGAGGAGAGTTATGAGATATCTACCATGTTAAGACCTCTctcacctgactccctaacctcAGAGAATCAATACATCCTCTCTTTCCTAGAATACTGGATCTCAGAATCAAGGCCATCTTCTCCCGAATCAGAAGCTTTGTTTACTGAGTACCAACCTCTCTGTCCTGACTCCCCTGTTCCTCAGTTTAGACCCCTGCCACCAGATTGGTCAAATTCATACTGTGAAAGCAGGTCATCCTCTCCAGAATCTTTGATATCAGATGTTGAGTATTCAGAAGAATATGTAGAGGCTTTTGACATGAATGCTAGACCTCTCTCACCTGAGCCAATTGTCTTCCATTTTATCAAAAGAACAGAATCCTACATGATTGAGTTTCCAGCAGCTACCTCAGTTTCCCCAGAATCAGGTGTACTACGCAGTCATGCAAAACCTCTCGTTCCTCTATCCGAGACTTTTGACATGAATGACAGACCTCCCTCACCTGAACAAATAGTTTTCCCATTCATGAAGAGTCCCACAAAAACAGGGTATATACAGCTTGACTTAAGTAATACACAGTTTTGGTCCCTGCAGTTGCCACCATTCTCAGCAATAGAAGATTCTCTTGATGAGTGGAATGGACTTGCTTTTGGATCCAATGATAAATCTGAGGTCAAGATTAGACCGGATTCCCTTAGTTCCTTTAATGACTCGCGAGAACCAGTACCTTCAGAACTGGACTATTCCGATTTGTGTTTCAAAGAACAATTAGCTGAAAACAGACCAGACACTCCTGAATCGTATGCATCCCATAGTGATTTAGCTGGTTTTATGGAGATGACTCAGACATTACATTCACCAAAATTGTTAACATCAAAAGTTTATTTTCATCCCATGTCGAAAATTTCGAAAATCAAATCCCTTTCCTCATTTGATGAGGATAGACCTCTATCTCCTGATTCTCCAACACCTCATTTTAGAGCTGAACATTGTGACTACTATTTGCATTTTAGTGGGAGTTGTCCATTGTTAACTCAGTCATTTAGTTCTGACATTGAGTCCTTTGAATGGTGCCATGAAGAATTGTTCACTGGGGAAGGACAAGATTCCCCCGATTCAGTAATGCCTACAAGTCAGTCTGTGTTGTACATAGACAAAGCTAACATAAATGACAGACCACTCTCACCAGAATCATTGACATCTGAGAACAGTTTCTCATTTCCACAGTTCTGGTTCAGTTCAACAACATGTTCCCCAGATTCAGTGAGATCATTAGATGAGTATCAACCCCTCTCTCCAGACTCACCAGTTCCCCAGTTTGAAACTCAGTGTTGTGATTATTATTTATTCTTCACGAGCAGTACATCTTCATCACCAGAGTCAATAGCTTCCGACCATGAATCCTGTGGTTTAAACTTTGATGCTGTGTTTACTGAGAACAGAGCAGATTCACCAGAGACATTTATATCCGAGGGTGAAGATGAACACTATGATGATATCCCAACCATATTCAGACCATTCTCACCCGATTCACTAACGTCAGAGAATGAATACTCTCTTTCATTCCTTGAATATTGTTTTTCTGAATTAAGGCCATCTTCCCCCGAATCCATGACATCGCTGTTTGAGTAtcggcctctctctccagactcaCCAGTTCCCCAATTTgcacctgctctctctatatTTACCATGACAACAGCAGGGAGAAGTTCTCCGTCTGAATCTGTGATGTCAGAAACAGACTGGGAGGAGTTTTGTCTGGAGGATGTGTTTAGTGAGGTCCGACCCTGTTCGCCTGATTCTATCTGGTCAGATAGTGAGGACATTGCAGATGCTCTAGAAGCGCAACAAAATCAGTCTAATCAAAAACCAAAAACTCAAATGACGGAGACTAATATTACAGAAACAACCTGTCCACATGAGAATGTCATACCATTATCCCAGGTTAATATAGATCTGTCTGAAGGTAGCTTTACAGCACCTGAGGATGTTGGTCTTTCAGAAACACCTCTAACTGAACAGAAGGCAGATGCCACTCCCCTTTCACAGGTCATGTGTGATGTTTATAAAGGTAGGACATTGACTACAGAATATACCCTGGTTTACAAGGCCGTTCAATGCAAGTTAATGGCTCATATGAACGATCCACTATACAAAGGTGAAACCTACAAGAGTAAGACAGGTGTATTTGAATgcgcaggaggaggaaggcaggggGCTAGAAGAGCTGTTGACATTCAGAGGGAAACTTTAAATAAAGCCAGAACAGATATTGATGAAGAGCCAAAGCTTGATATAATGTCTGATTCGGAAATAGTTATTCTTAAAGAGACAGAGGTGATAGAATCACAACAGACTGAGTCTGAGGATCTTTTTGATGAGAAAATAGGAGATGATTCATCGCTGACAGACTTTAAAGCTGATAAGACAATTATAGATTCTGAGGATGTACTTGACTCTTCCTTACCAGTGATGGCAGAAATCAGGAGCCCTTCCCCTGTCTTGTTCGAATGGGAGTTTGTCCAACTATCTCCCCTGCCTGAGTACCAACCTCTCTCCCCTGAATCTTTCAATTCAGACAATGATGAAAACCTTTTACATCTCAACCACCTGTTCACTGACATGAGGCCTTCTTCACCTGACTCTGTGGCATCACTTGATGAGTATAGACTCCTCTTACCTGACTCTCCCGTACCCCAGTTCAGATCTGAATGTTGTCATTATTATCTATCATTTACAGGCAATAGAGTATCCTCACCTGAATCAGTCGTTTCAGACCTAGAATATTCAGATGTGTGTCTGGAGGAATTGGTGACTGAGAAACGACCAGATTCACCAGAATCTATCACATCCACCAAAAGTGTTTTAGAAAGAAAGTCTCCCAAACACAGACCATTGTCACCAGAATCAATAACTTCAGATGATGATTTATTGTTGTTTGAGCCATGGTTCTCAGAGAATATGACATGTTCCCCAGATTCAGTGAGATCATTAGATGAGTATCAGCCCCTCTCGCCAGACTCACCAGTTCCCCAGTTTGAAACTCAGTGTTGTGATTATTACTTATTCTTCACACACAGTACATCTTCATCACCAGAGTCAATAGCTTCCGACCATGAATCCTGTGGTTTAAACTTTGATGCTGTGTTTACTCAGAACAGAGCAGATTCACCAGAGACATTTATATCCAAGGGTGAAGATGAACACTGTGATGATATCCCAACCATATTCAGACCATTCTCACCCGATTCACTAACGTCAGAGAATGACTACCCTCTTTCATTCCTTGAATATTGTTTTTCTGAATTAAGGCCATCTTCCCCCGAATCCATGACATCGCTGTTTGAGTAtcggcctctctctccagactcaCCAGTTCCCCAATTTgcacctgctctctctatatTTACCATGACAACAGCAGGGAGAAGTTCTCCGCCTGAATCTGTGATGTCAGAAACAGACTGGGAGGAGTTTTGTCTGGAGGATGTGTTTAGTGAGGTCCGACCCTGTTCGCCTGATTCTATCTGGTCAGATAGTGAGGACATTGCAGGTGCTCTAGAAGCGCAACAAAATCAGTCTAATCAAAAACCAAAAACTCAAATGACGGAGACTAATATTACAGAAACAACTTGTCCACATGAGAATGTCATACCATTATCCCAGGTTAATATAGATCTGTCTGAAGGTAGATTTACAGCACCTGAGGATGTTGGTCTTTCAGAAACACCTCTAACTGAACAGCAGGCAGATGTCACTCCCCCTTCACAGGTCATGTGTGATGTTTATAAAGGTAGGACATTGACTACAGAATATACCCTGGTTTACAAGGCCGTTCAATGCAAGTTAATGGCTCATATGAACGATCCACTATACAAAGGTGAAACCTACAAGAGTAAGACAGGTGTATTTGAATgcacaggaggaggaaggcaggggGCTAGAAGAGCTGTTGACATTCAGAGGGAAACTTTAAATAAAGCCAGAATACATATTGATGAAGAGCCAAAGCTTGATATAATGTCTGATTCGGAAATAGTTATTCTTAAAGAGACAGAGGTGATAGAATCACAACAGACTGAGTCTGAGGATCTTTTTGATGAGAAAATAGGAGATTATTCATCGCTGACAGACTTTAAAGCTGATAAGACAATTATAGATTCTGAGGATGTACTTGACTCCTCCTTACCAGTGATGGCAGAAATCAGGAGCCCTTCCCCTGTCTTGTTCGAATGGGAGTTTGTCCAACTATCTCTCCTGCCTGAGTACCAACCTCTCTCCCCTGAATCTTTCAATTCAGACAATGATGAAAACCTTTTACATCTCAACCACCTGTTCACTGACTTGAGGCCTTCTTCACCTGACTCTGTGGCATCACTTGATGAGTATAGACTCCTCTCATCTGACTCTCCCGTACCCCAGTTCAGATCTGAATGTTGTCATTATTATCTGTCATTTACAGGCAATAGAGTATCCTCACCTGAATCAGTCGTTTCAGACCTAGAATATTCAGATGTGTGTCTGGAGGAATTGGTGACTGAGAAACGACCAGATTCACCAGAATCTATCACATCCACCAAATGTGTTTTAGAAAGAAAGTCTCCCAAACACAGACCATTGTCACCAGAATCCATAACTTCAGATGATGATTTATTGTTGTTTGAGCCATGGTTCTCAGAGAATATGACATGTTCCCCAGATTCAGTGAGATCATTAGATGAGTACCAACCCCTCACTCCAGACTCACCAGTTCCCCAGTTTGAAACTCAGTGTTGTGATTATTACTTATTCTTCACGAGCAGTACATCTACATCACCAGAGTCAGTAGGTTCCGACCATGAGTTCTCTGGTGTAAACTTTGATGCTGTGTTAACTGAGAACAGAGCAGGTTCGCCAGAGACATTTATATCCGAGGGTGAAGATGAACGTTGTTGTGATATTCCAACCATATTCAGACCATTCTCACCTGATTCACTAACATCAGAGAATGACTACTCTCTTTCATTCCTTGAAAACTGGTTTTCTGAATTAAGGCCATCTTCCCCCGAATCCATGACATCGCTGTGTGAGTAtcggcctctctctccagactcaCCAGTTCCCCAATTTgcacctgctctctctatatTTACCATGACAACAGCAGGGAGAAGTTCTCAGCCTGAATCTGTGATGTCAGAAACAGACTGGGAGGAGTTTTGTCTGGAGGATTTGTCTAGTGAGGTCCGACCTTGTTCACCTGATTCTATCTGGTCAAACACAGAGAGTGCTACAAATCAACATAATGAGAAACAGTCTCCTactttacattcaaaacaagATTTTTTAGAATATGACTGGTGGCCTGATGTCCAATCAGAACACCGGAGACCCAATACCGAATCAAACGACGCCCCCTTTACTTTTTACTTCCACACCTGTTGCCAAACCCACAGAATCGTAGAGCAGTTTTTTTGTAGAGCCTCCTCCCCACACAGCACCAGTAAACCCTGCAATGATGTAGAACAGATGACATCTCACAGAATCGACCCGTCGTCCTCTGAGTTAAGTCATGTGCCATCTGGCAAACACCATGAGGGATCTCAGGCTGTGTGGCTGGAGGAGGCTTTCCCTGTACAACACCAAACAAGTACCCAATCTAAGTACTCAAGAGGGAGTCGTGTTATTTTGAAGTGGATACACCCGGAAGTTAAACCGGGCATTGAGCCATATTCCAACAACAAAGACCTGGCAAGACTGATGATGAAAGAGAAGAACAGCAGAGTCTCCTTGTTGTCG GTCCCCACAGATTATCCAATGAAGGACCTGTCAGAGTCTTCAGAACATGAACATGTGGTTTTAGAACACAGTACAACAGATGAAATTCCATCTATGTCTCTGAAACTAAGGAACATTCTCCCATCCGAAGCTCTAGAACTACGTGATTTTAGTCAGGAGCCTTCTCCTTTAACTGTTGAGGGCAGCAGGTTATCACAGGAAGGACATAGAAAACCATCTAAACAGAGCAGagactcctccacctcttcatcaCCATCACACACCCCTGTCATACCTGATCTACTCAGTCATATGTCCCAGGACAGCTCGGATCTGGGAGAGGATCTTCCAACATCTGAGTCTGTATCCCCTAAACTTGACCAGCTTTTGTCAGAACTTGAAGACATAAAGTCAAAGTTTAGACCAGAGACACTTTTGCCCATAGACCCACTGGCCTCCGAATCCAGTGAGGACAGTCCAGAAATTCTACAACCTTACATTGAGTTTAAGGACCTCTCCCCAGAAGATGACAGACAGTTCTGTGAGGGTGAAAAAGCCTCCATACATCTTGCAGAAACACCAACCGAGGCAGAACTGTTGACATTAGGAGATCCATCCCAAAGTCATGTAACCGAACCTCAGGTTTTTAGAATAACTCCAGATCTGATAAAAACTTCAACAGAACCAACTCAAGTCTTGGCCGATCCTGTTTATTTCAGTGATTTGAGTCCTTTGGCCTCAATGCTCACTCACAGAGCAGTAAATTGTGATATAAGTGGTTCCAGTGCTGACACGacaattaattcaaaatcaGATAGAATTCCAGAATCTTCTGAAAAGTGCTGTGAGGCTCAAGAAATGTGTTCAGAATTTAACGTTCAGATCCAAGAGTTCCAGACTCTCAGACATGATGTACCTACAGGTGACGCATCTTCAGATCTTTGGACTGATTCTGCAGCTACAGATGAACTTACAGTCCCTGAACACAAGCATGAAGTACTTGAAGATGAATATATCAAACCAGTATCAGTTGAAAAAAGTAACATTGAGCGATGTCAAGTATTTAATGAAGTTGAGGATTCAACTGATGAACAAAGCAATGTTGGAAGTTATAATCCCACACAAAAAACCCAAGAACTTTCAATTCTTAGAATTAAGTCTCCACCCGAGACCAACCAGTATCAAGAACCTTTCCCCAAGCCTGTCTCAGTTACTGCAGAGGCCGTCACAGACTACCGACTTTTCAACTTGGAGGAACTGACTCCGTTTTCAAGTCCTAATTGTGATAATACTTCATCAAAGGAAGTCAAGGTTAAAGTCAACTCAGAAGGGACATCTAGTGATTCAACGACCCCAGTGGACATGGACCCCCCTTCGACTCAGACCAGTTCAGCCAAACCTGGAGTGCAGACTTTATCAACCCAGGATGAAGATCTCTCTGTGGAGCTCAGTGTTTCACCCCAATACAATGAGACATACGCCTCACCCTCCAATCAATACAAGCCTAAGCCTCCAATGTATGTTGACATTGTGCAAGGTAGTATGCACAAAGAAGACTCGGATACCGAGTCTTACTTTGACTGCAAACAGGCCTTTTCAGACTTCTCAGAGAATGAGCGGGATGAACCTAAGAAACGATCTAATCTaagccaggcaggcagccagccaggccGTCTTTGTGACCAACAGCGAAAACACCCCAAAGGGACGGTCCGCTTTTCACTCGGCAGGCCAGAGTGTGGCTCCCTACTGTCCTCCGGGAGTGAGGACTTTGACGATGTCCAAGAACCTCCAGATGAACCAAGCAAAGTCACCCAGGAACTGTCCCACACAGAGGAGTCTTTCTTTGAAGCGTCTCAGGAGCTTCCTGTGGGACAGACACCATTTTGTGATCAAGAGGATTCTATGTGGAGG GAGATGGCTGCGGATATTGATGCGACCTCAGAGAGTTCAGATGAAGATTTTCTGACAACCAGAGTAGTACGGAGAAAAGTGATAATTAAG GCAGATGAGATGCCAGATCTTCCCCCTCAGACGGTTACTGAAGAACATTACACAGATGAACATGGACACATGGTGGTGAAGAAG GTGACCAGGAAGATCATTcgtaagtgtgtgtctgcagacgGTATGGAACGAGAAGAGGTGACAGTGGAGGGATCTCCCCAGGGGTCTGTCAGCGTAGCGGAGGGAGACAGCTACTCCAGGGTAGTGAAGAGGACTGTGCTGAGGAGCGAAGGAGATCACACAGAG GTGACCTTCACTGACGGGGTGCCAGGATCAGGGGAGGAGCTTCTTGGAGGTCATAAGGTCAGCCGGGTCGAGCAGACATCCGTGGTGGAAGGCGAGAGAAGGGAAACACACCATGGTGACCCCTCACTGACCTCCGACCTTCCCTCGGCCCGCGAGGACTTCTCAATG GCTTTGGGCTACATAGGGGGATTTAGCAGAGTGCAGCTCCCCAATGTGGTGGAAAGGGAGATTGTCAATGAGGACGGCTCTGTAAGCAGGAG GGCCCGGATGCGTAAGGGGCGCACCCAGAGGCGGACAGTAGTGAGGGGAGCTGGGCGAAGCCAGGTCCTCCTGGAGCGCCTGGATGATGTTCAAGAGGGTTCACGACCTCGTGACCTTCAGCAGCACCTCCATCAGCTCATCCATAGCTACTGCAAagaagagggtgaggaggaggaggagaggaaggattaA